A genomic segment from Magnetococcales bacterium encodes:
- the ybeY gene encoding rRNA maturation RNase YbeY yields MAASLPRSQPSRPRIRLTRDHPGWTPRLEKIIRQAVIATLNHTGVTREKKIPEISFLLTGDAAIQDLNRTWRGIDKPTNVLSFALEDEVTVVHPPRVRLLGDVVLAYETLLREATEYTIPLPDHLRHMVVHGVLHLLGYDHEKSALEAERQERVEMEILGEI; encoded by the coding sequence ATGGCGGCATCTCTCCCCCGCTCCCAACCTTCCCGACCCCGCATCCGCCTGACCCGGGATCATCCGGGATGGACACCTCGGCTGGAAAAAATCATTCGCCAGGCCGTCATCGCCACCCTGAACCACACCGGCGTCACCCGCGAAAAGAAAATTCCGGAAATCAGCTTTTTATTGACGGGAGATGCCGCAATCCAGGATCTGAACCGCACCTGGCGCGGTATCGACAAACCAACCAATGTGCTTTCATTCGCCCTGGAAGATGAGGTCACCGTGGTCCATCCTCCCCGGGTACGTCTGCTGGGAGATGTGGTCCTCGCCTATGAAACCCTGCTCCGGGAAGCCACCGAATACACCATCCCCTTGCCGGATCACCTGCGCCACATGGTGGTCCATGGTGTGCTGCATCTCCTCGGTTATGATCATGAAAAATCTGCGCTTGAAGCCGAACGGCAGGAACGGGTGGAAATGGAAATTCTTGGTGAAATCTGA